The following nucleotide sequence is from Oenanthe melanoleuca isolate GR-GAL-2019-014 chromosome 5, OMel1.0, whole genome shotgun sequence.
AGAGCCTGACAATGCTACTGAGTGTCATGGAGAGGCTGGGACTGGTGGGTAATGCAGGCAAACTGGTGAGCAACCATGGGTTCTCCTGGAAGGGCAGCTCATTTAAAGCACACCCCTTTCTCCCTGGTTTCATCAAAGCAAAGGGCTCCAAGCACTGAGATGTACAAGAGAGCTGTCCTCCTCTGCCACCACCTCTTGTATGCTGTACCACATACAGTGCCTCTGCACCTGAGCCATGGTGACAAGTGGATGGGTATCTGGATACTCCCTAGGTTTTCTAGAGCTGAAATGCAGCCTTCTAGGTTTTATCAttaacagcagcattttttcaCTGCACAGCTGTTAAGGTAAAAGGGGGTTTGCATATTGGGAACGTGTCCCAGTCTGTTTCATAAGTCATGGGACAActctctgtgcccatggctgtGTTTTGTTGGCCATTCTTCAGAAGACATATTCTGTTCAACtctgctcatcccagcctgTGTGATCATGCCCAAGACACACAAAATTTACAGAAACAAGCCTCTGTATGCTGCCAACTATCTACATATCAAACCACATCCATAGGCCTTAACTCTCCAGCTGAAAGCAAATGGCAGGTGGATAGCACTTACATGTTCTCCAGTATTATTTTAGTCAAGAGGTTTTTCAGATTTTGGTGGAAGTTTTCTGGGAAGAGACAGAGGATGTCTTCTGCCCTGGTCAAGCCGCGGTACACCACGTGCCGGGTGAGGTTGTGCAAAGCAGACACCAGCTGTGGGGGGCAAGGGGAGAAGGGGCTGCGGTGAAAAGCATTACATACAGCACGGGGCGGGCCTGCTTAGCCAGCAGACACAGCTTACACTGCGAGAGAGCCCTGGGCACCAAGCGCGGCCCGACAGCCTCAGCAGGACGGGGCTGCGCTCCTcggcccgcagccccggcccgctCCCCTCTGCCGGCCGAGGCCCGCCTCAGCAGCGCAGGGAGCCCCGCACAATCCCGGCACCGCCGTGCTGGCCCCGCAccgcccgctccctcccccCGGCCCTACCTGCTCCGCTTCCTCGGCGCTGACGGCGAGCCCGGGGCCGGCGCGCTGCGCCAGCGGGCcgagcgcggcgggcgggctGCAGAAgcactcctggcacagctgccgCACGGCGTCCTTGGACGGCGCCTGGCGGGGAGAAAGCGGGGCCGCTCAGCCGCGGCCCGGCAGCGGCGGCCCCGaccccgcggcccggccccgctcacctTCAGCAGGATCTGCAGCGCCGCGAACTCCCCGTCCCGCAGCGCCGCCATCTTGGCGCCCTCAGCGCGGccgcgctccgcccgccgccatcacggggccgcgccggggcgGGGTCGGGCACGGGGA
It contains:
- the COMMD9 gene encoding COMM domain-containing protein 9, with protein sequence MAALRDGEFAALQILLKAPSKDAVRQLCQECFCSPPAALGPLAQRAGPGLAVSAEEAEQLVSALHNLTRHVVYRGLTRAEDILCLFPENFHQNLKNLLTKIILENISAWRNEAQASQISLPRLVDMDWRVDIKTSSDSIVRMAVPTCLLQLKIQEDAALCGDNPVVSALTMELSKETLDTMLEGLGRIRDQLSAVANK